Proteins encoded together in one Riemerella anatipestifer window:
- a CDS encoding 1-acyl-sn-glycerol-3-phosphate acyltransferase yields MKKILAKIILKIIGWKVVLDGDVNNLDRCILVVAPHTHNSEYMLGNLAYWSLGKPLKVIIKDAHTKAWYGGLIKAIGGIGIDRSQRNNLVNFVAKQFEKEDFSLVITPEGTRSYVEKWRKGFYHMALAAKVPIVMASGDFRTKTIYLGRKISLEEVQTKPYEEILKIIGDYFVERNIVPKVPENWNPNIQ; encoded by the coding sequence ATGAAAAAAATACTAGCGAAAATCATTCTTAAAATTATAGGTTGGAAGGTGGTTTTAGACGGAGATGTTAATAATCTAGACCGCTGTATTCTTGTGGTGGCTCCACATACACACAACTCGGAGTATATGCTGGGCAACTTGGCGTATTGGTCTTTAGGGAAGCCTCTTAAGGTAATTATTAAAGATGCCCATACTAAAGCGTGGTACGGGGGCTTGATAAAGGCAATAGGCGGTATTGGGATAGACCGTAGCCAAAGGAACAATTTGGTAAACTTTGTCGCAAAACAGTTTGAAAAAGAAGATTTTTCGCTGGTGATTACTCCAGAGGGAACTAGAAGCTATGTAGAAAAATGGAGAAAAGGGTTTTATCATATGGCTTTGGCGGCTAAAGTACCTATTGTAATGGCTTCGGGAGATTTTAGAACCAAAACCATCTATTTGGGTAGGAAGATAAGTCTAGAAGAAGTACAGACAAAACCTTACGAAGAAATACTTAAAATAATCGGCGATTATTTCGTGGAGCGAAACATCGTGCCTAAAGTACCAGAAAATTGGAATCCTAACATTCAATAA
- a CDS encoding PaaI family thioesterase: MEEAKKKEILEFLNHWGEMHMGKLLDIVFTDVTEDTLTATMPVTERVHQPFGILHGGASCVLAETLGSCLSGINVDASKFYAVGTNINSNHLRSKKDGILTGVARFIRKGRTVHVSEIEIRDEKGVLINHTTMTNNIIAK; the protein is encoded by the coding sequence ATGGAAGAAGCAAAGAAAAAAGAAATATTAGAGTTCCTTAATCATTGGGGCGAGATGCATATGGGTAAGCTGCTAGACATCGTGTTTACCGATGTTACTGAAGACACCCTTACTGCCACGATGCCTGTAACCGAAAGGGTGCATCAGCCATTTGGGATTTTGCACGGTGGGGCAAGTTGTGTATTAGCGGAGACGCTAGGTTCTTGTCTGTCTGGCATCAATGTGGACGCATCAAAGTTTTATGCGGTGGGGACTAACATCAACTCTAACCACCTCAGAAGTAAAAAAGACGGAATACTCACTGGTGTTGCCCGATTTATTAGAAAAGGCAGAACGGTACACGTTTCTGAAATAGAAATCAGAGATGAGAAAGGAGTGCTTATCAACCATACTACAATGACTAATAATATTATAGCGAAATAG
- a CDS encoding MmcQ/YjbR family DNA-binding protein: MDIETIRAYCLEKKGVTESFPFHDETLVFKVSEKIFMLIFLDRIPLAFNVKTNPEWSEVLREQYPQIYGAYHMNKKHWNTVVVEGLPKSLLLELLDHSYDLVFSKLTKKQKEEVLSL, encoded by the coding sequence ATGGATATAGAAACTATAAGAGCCTATTGTTTAGAGAAGAAAGGCGTTACCGAAAGTTTTCCTTTTCATGACGAAACTTTGGTGTTTAAGGTTTCAGAAAAAATCTTTATGTTAATTTTTTTAGATAGAATTCCATTAGCATTTAATGTAAAGACTAATCCCGAATGGAGTGAAGTATTGAGAGAACAATATCCTCAAATATACGGAGCCTACCATATGAACAAAAAACATTGGAATACGGTGGTGGTGGAAGGTTTACCAAAATCATTATTATTGGAGTTGTTAGACCACTCTTACGACTTGGTTTTTAGCAAACTCACCAAAAAACAAAAAGAAGAAGTATTGAGTTTATAG
- a CDS encoding DUF1304 domain-containing protein, producing MKIIGEILTVLVAVEHLYILWMEMFAWETAGKRVFGKSLPKELFRPTKGLAANQGLYNGFLVAGLVWSFLIENPEWSFNVRAFFLGCVIVAGIYGGLTASKKIILLQAVPAMLALLFCLLAR from the coding sequence ATGAAAATAATAGGAGAAATTTTAACGGTTTTAGTAGCGGTAGAGCATCTTTACATTTTGTGGATGGAGATGTTTGCATGGGAAACAGCAGGTAAAAGAGTTTTTGGCAAAAGTCTACCGAAAGAATTATTTAGACCTACTAAGGGGTTGGCTGCTAATCAAGGGTTGTATAACGGGTTTTTAGTCGCAGGTTTGGTGTGGTCTTTTTTGATAGAAAACCCAGAATGGAGCTTTAATGTAAGGGCTTTCTTTCTTGGTTGTGTTATTGTAGCGGGGATTTACGGAGGGCTTACAGCTAGTAAAAAAATCATTCTATTGCAAGCAGTACCTGCAATGCTGGCGTTGTTGTTTTGTCTATTGGCTAGATAA
- a CDS encoding Crp/Fnr family transcriptional regulator has product MQFSQRVNNLFEPELIEEISSVGKLKLAEEGEVIINVEQPIVYMPIVMSGTLKVSMIDDNGKELLMYYLNAEDGCAMTFTCCMQEKKSEIIAVAEEPSELWMIPMEYMDKWMMKYPTWKSFVMMTMQDRFMKIIKALDMVVFNSLDTRLLNYLKEKSKTIGKTVLNVSHEQIANDLASSRVVISRMLKKLENEGKVLLYRNQLKLLGEW; this is encoded by the coding sequence ATGCAATTTAGTCAGCGTGTTAATAATCTTTTCGAACCAGAACTCATAGAGGAAATTTCTTCTGTAGGAAAACTAAAATTAGCCGAAGAAGGCGAGGTAATCATCAATGTGGAGCAGCCTATTGTCTATATGCCTATTGTGATGAGCGGAACGCTAAAGGTCTCTATGATAGATGATAATGGTAAAGAGCTGCTGATGTATTATCTTAACGCTGAAGACGGTTGTGCTATGACTTTTACCTGCTGTATGCAGGAGAAGAAAAGCGAGATTATTGCGGTTGCAGAAGAGCCTTCGGAACTTTGGATGATACCTATGGAATATATGGATAAGTGGATGATGAAATATCCTACTTGGAAATCCTTTGTTATGATGACAATGCAAGACCGATTTATGAAGATCATTAAGGCATTGGATATGGTGGTTTTTAATAGTTTAGATACAAGGCTACTTAATTATCTTAAAGAAAAATCTAAAACTATAGGTAAAACGGTGCTGAATGTTTCTCATGAGCAGATAGCTAACGATTTAGCAAGTTCTAGAGTGGTAATAAGCAGAATGCTCAAGAAATTAGAAAATGAAGGTAAGGTATTGCTGTACAGAAATCAATTAAAATTACTTGGTGAGTGGTAA
- a CDS encoding cob(I)yrinic acid a,c-diamide adenosyltransferase: MKIYTKTGDSGATSLYGGTRVSKAHLRVEAYGTIDELNACLGVAKSYIQEAEVLEQFKAIQFDLFTLGSESATPVDKLFLANGKSRLPLVIGQNEIETLERWIDAFDEQLEPLQFFILPGGGKASAHLHVARTVCRRAERYLVALSEQEEVRAELIKYLNRLSDYLFVLARYISHLHHEPEEYWNPNDRP; encoded by the coding sequence ATGAAAATTTATACAAAAACAGGCGATAGTGGAGCAACCTCTCTCTATGGAGGTACAAGGGTTTCTAAAGCTCATCTTAGAGTGGAGGCCTATGGTACTATAGACGAGCTTAATGCGTGTCTAGGTGTAGCAAAATCTTATATTCAAGAGGCAGAAGTTTTAGAGCAATTTAAGGCCATTCAGTTTGATTTGTTTACACTTGGCTCAGAGTCTGCAACGCCTGTAGATAAACTTTTCTTAGCGAATGGTAAATCTAGACTTCCGTTAGTTATAGGTCAAAACGAAATAGAGACTTTGGAGCGTTGGATAGACGCCTTTGATGAACAGCTAGAGCCGTTACAATTCTTTATTTTACCAGGAGGAGGCAAGGCTTCGGCACATTTGCATGTGGCTAGAACGGTTTGTAGAAGAGCAGAACGCTATTTAGTCGCTTTAAGTGAACAAGAAGAAGTAAGAGCAGAACTTATAAAATACCTCAATCGTTTGTCTGATTATCTGTTTGTATTAGCGAGATACATTTCTCATTTACACCACGAACCAGAAGAGTATTGGAATCCTAACGATAGACCATAG
- a CDS encoding PspC domain-containing protein: MNKTLSIGLAGFSFMIEEHAYIKLSDYLKALRNSLDAEEADEIMYDIEIRIVEIFKESLGRREVVNDADVEKVIAQIGRPEQIEEQEEDYHNTQKTTQQRTKVSERQLFRDPERKKIAGVCAGMAAYFGMDMTAMRLIWLALFLILIPLPGSPMLMVLVYVVFWIILPKATTAADFLKMRGEPLNFDNLKNESSKIVKFANDSTQRINEVYQDTRPVINEAGNSILNALRYVIGGFLGLLGLVFLAGAFMVFGVSVTGTGLTLPGFVGFYIDDTNIKFAGLALAFVTMLIPALIFIFLSIKLFSPKTKLKYVGYIIGALCFVWLVLLGITGFSAMNYQSNFRGSNEETDNIAINTTSDSLWVGTNKVNIPPQFKSYWNSVYSDNKTVFEEDGYPYIEIVRKDTVKTPYLVVKKRASGYNLPLRANIPVKVEGNKIFIPNYFSYPYQDRMRNYSIDYELVVPRTMKVLEMENSKVNLSEDDENRDNQSNNSHSSNSKVFNQASFSFSSGGNHISFNTADSDSITVNGKKYDEKEAEKVIEGLNLDGDDISDIIISIKNRK, encoded by the coding sequence ATGAACAAAACATTATCAATAGGACTGGCTGGTTTTTCTTTTATGATAGAAGAACACGCTTATATCAAACTAAGTGATTACTTAAAGGCTCTTAGAAATTCTCTAGATGCAGAGGAGGCTGATGAGATTATGTATGACATAGAAATCAGAATTGTAGAAATATTTAAAGAGAGTCTAGGTAGGAGAGAAGTGGTAAATGATGCTGATGTAGAGAAAGTAATTGCTCAAATAGGAAGACCAGAACAAATAGAAGAACAAGAAGAAGATTATCATAACACCCAAAAGACTACCCAACAAAGAACTAAGGTGTCAGAAAGACAATTGTTCAGAGACCCAGAAAGAAAAAAAATAGCAGGAGTATGTGCAGGTATGGCGGCTTATTTCGGAATGGATATGACTGCTATGAGGCTTATTTGGTTGGCATTATTTCTAATTTTGATTCCATTGCCAGGGTCTCCAATGCTTATGGTATTAGTCTATGTGGTTTTTTGGATTATTCTTCCCAAAGCAACTACGGCAGCAGATTTTCTGAAGATGAGAGGGGAGCCACTTAACTTTGATAATTTGAAAAATGAATCTAGCAAAATAGTAAAATTTGCTAACGATTCTACCCAACGCATCAATGAGGTGTATCAGGATACTAGACCAGTCATCAACGAAGCGGGGAATAGTATTCTAAATGCGTTAAGGTATGTAATTGGCGGTTTTCTAGGACTGCTAGGCTTGGTATTTTTAGCAGGAGCATTTATGGTGTTTGGAGTTAGTGTTACAGGCACGGGACTTACTTTGCCAGGGTTTGTAGGGTTTTATATAGATGATACTAATATAAAATTTGCGGGACTTGCCTTAGCTTTTGTTACGATGCTTATACCTGCACTGATATTCATCTTTTTATCTATCAAGTTATTTTCTCCTAAAACTAAGCTGAAATATGTGGGATACATTATAGGAGCGTTGTGTTTTGTTTGGTTAGTATTACTAGGAATTACAGGGTTTTCCGCAATGAATTATCAAAGCAATTTTAGAGGTTCTAATGAGGAAACAGATAATATAGCCATCAATACCACTTCTGATAGCTTGTGGGTAGGGACTAACAAAGTGAACATACCACCACAGTTCAAATCTTACTGGAATAGCGTGTACTCGGATAACAAAACTGTTTTTGAAGAAGACGGATATCCGTACATTGAAATTGTGAGAAAAGATACTGTAAAAACACCTTATCTTGTGGTTAAGAAAAGAGCTTCGGGGTATAATTTACCGTTGAGAGCGAATATTCCAGTAAAAGTGGAAGGTAATAAAATATTCATACCTAACTACTTTAGTTATCCGTACCAAGATAGAATGAGAAATTACAGCATAGATTACGAATTGGTAGTTCCTAGAACGATGAAAGTTTTGGAAATGGAAAACTCAAAAGTTAACCTTAGCGAAGATGACGAGAATAGAGATAATCAATCCAATAATTCTCACAGTTCAAATAGCAAAGTGTTTAATCAAGCCTCATTCTCTTTCAGTTCTGGTGGTAACCACATTAGCTTTAATACTGCGGATAGTGATTCTATCACCGTTAATGGTAAGAAATACGATGAGAAAGAAGCCGAAAAAGTGATTGAAGGACTTAACCTAGATGGTGATGATATTAGCGACATTATCATCAGTATAAAAAACAGAAAATAA
- a CDS encoding chorismate-binding protein: protein MQRDSVFYRLPNTTTIYTLSEASTGAEDEVSFFDFDGYQRYSFKGTTKEISAEELQSLDYSSTELKALSDLAEADEDENTYLGKIAQVVAFIKTHRLPKLVISRRKILDFNGREASLTATFLALCKAYPSALVYLFIRDGKCWVGATPETLGEYDFNSHQFNTMSLAGTLPLNEEWTDKELEEQKPVTDYIKTTLTKYSDRVEVSETYTVPSGSIKHLRNDFVLEVAADQVPYIIEELHPTPAVCGIPKAFCKESIKAFESHSRELYSGYIKITHHNGVFYFVNLRCAEVYQNKALVYVGGGINAKSLPSKEWRETELKALVIENHLVLK, encoded by the coding sequence ATGCAGAGAGATTCTGTTTTTTATAGACTACCTAATACAACAACCATTTATACCTTATCCGAAGCCTCTACTGGAGCGGAAGATGAGGTTTCTTTTTTTGATTTTGATGGTTATCAAAGATATTCGTTTAAAGGAACCACTAAAGAAATTTCTGCCGAGGAGTTACAATCTTTAGACTATTCTTCTACCGAATTAAAGGCTTTATCAGATTTAGCCGAAGCTGATGAGGACGAAAATACCTACTTAGGAAAGATAGCCCAAGTGGTAGCGTTTATCAAGACGCACCGTTTACCCAAATTGGTAATTTCTAGACGAAAAATACTAGATTTTAACGGTAGAGAAGCATCGCTTACTGCTACTTTTTTAGCCTTATGCAAAGCCTATCCTTCGGCTTTGGTTTATTTATTTATTCGTGATGGCAAGTGTTGGGTAGGAGCTACGCCCGAAACTTTAGGCGAGTATGACTTTAATAGTCATCAGTTCAATACGATGAGTTTGGCGGGAACGCTGCCTCTAAACGAAGAATGGACCGACAAAGAGCTAGAGGAACAAAAACCCGTAACGGATTACATTAAAACCACGCTTACCAAATACTCGGATAGGGTAGAAGTATCCGAAACTTATACCGTGCCAAGCGGTTCTATAAAGCACCTTAGAAACGATTTTGTGCTAGAAGTTGCCGCAGACCAAGTGCCGTATATTATAGAAGAGCTGCACCCTACACCAGCCGTTTGTGGTATCCCAAAAGCATTTTGTAAGGAAAGCATCAAGGCGTTTGAAAGCCACTCTCGAGAGCTTTATTCGGGATATATCAAAATAACCCATCACAATGGTGTGTTTTATTTTGTAAATCTTAGGTGTGCAGAGGTATATCAAAACAAGGCTTTGGTGTATGTAGGTGGTGGCATAAACGCTAAAAGCCTACCATCAAAAGAATGGCGAGAAACAGAGCTAAAGGCTTTGGTGATAGAAAATCATTTGGTGTTAAAATAA
- the speB gene encoding agmatinase, with protein MKTYAGIPEENASLENSKVMLVTVPYDGTSTWGKGADKGPELFLDASENMELYDIETGTEPYLEGVYLAGEVTEDSSPEAMTEAVYQKTKELLKHEDKLFTLFGGEHSVSIGSIRAVGEKYENLTVLQLDAHTDLRPEFHGSTSNHACAVFEASQKHNLVQVGIRSMDAEEMQYVPKGQCFWAHEIAQNPNWIDEVLEKVSGNVYITIDLDAFDPSIAPSTGTPEPGGLAWYPTLELLKKVFEKCNVVAFDIVELMDSPMAKPTAFLAAKLYYKMLAYYHLANKK; from the coding sequence ATGAAAACATACGCAGGTATTCCAGAGGAAAATGCAAGTTTAGAAAACTCAAAAGTAATGTTAGTTACCGTTCCTTATGACGGGACATCTACTTGGGGTAAAGGAGCTGATAAAGGTCCAGAACTATTTTTAGATGCTTCCGAAAATATGGAGCTTTACGATATTGAGACAGGTACAGAACCTTATTTAGAAGGCGTGTATTTAGCAGGTGAGGTAACGGAAGACAGCTCTCCAGAAGCTATGACGGAAGCGGTGTACCAAAAAACAAAAGAACTCCTAAAACACGAAGATAAATTATTTACTCTTTTTGGTGGGGAGCATTCGGTATCTATTGGCTCTATCCGTGCGGTAGGAGAGAAGTATGAAAATCTTACTGTATTACAACTAGACGCTCATACAGACCTTCGCCCAGAGTTTCACGGGTCTACATCTAATCACGCTTGTGCAGTGTTTGAAGCTAGTCAGAAGCATAATCTAGTGCAAGTAGGTATCCGTTCTATGGACGCAGAAGAGATGCAATATGTACCAAAAGGACAGTGTTTTTGGGCTCACGAGATTGCTCAAAATCCTAATTGGATAGATGAGGTATTAGAAAAAGTGTCAGGAAATGTTTACATTACGATAGATTTAGATGCGTTTGACCCTTCTATTGCTCCATCTACAGGGACGCCAGAACCGGGAGGTTTAGCTTGGTATCCTACTTTAGAGCTCCTAAAAAAGGTGTTTGAAAAATGCAATGTAGTGGCTTTTGATATTGTAGAACTTATGGACTCTCCAATGGCGAAACCTACGGCATTTTTAGCGGCAAAGCTATATTATAAGATGTTGGCTTATTATCATTTAGCTAACAAGAAATAA
- a CDS encoding bifunctional riboflavin kinase/FAD synthetase, with translation MKVISSISEYKNTSPTALSIGMFDGVHLGHQSIIKNLKEISDEKNLSSGLLTFWPHPRTIFNPNENLKLLNTLTEKTSLIENLGVDFLFLQNFDEDFRNLSADDFVKKILVDKLNVKYLIIGYDHRFGKDKKGDFNLLQKMATEFDFEVQQLDAIQLENQNISSTKIRNAITSGDFKSANDMLGYHYPLSGKVIHGKKIGRTIGYPTANISIDDIKLLPKKGAYIVEVWINNLFYKGMLSVGTNPTVSGTELSVEVYILDFNKDIYDQDITIKFRDFLHEEIKFDGLEALIKKLDEDKALTESFEF, from the coding sequence ATGAAAGTTATAAGCTCCATATCTGAATATAAAAACACCTCTCCCACTGCTCTATCAATAGGAATGTTTGATGGTGTTCATCTTGGACATCAAAGCATTATCAAAAATTTAAAGGAAATATCAGACGAGAAAAATCTCAGTTCTGGACTACTAACTTTTTGGCCACATCCTAGAACTATATTTAACCCTAATGAAAATTTAAAACTTCTAAATACTTTAACTGAAAAGACCTCTTTAATCGAGAATTTGGGTGTGGATTTTCTTTTTTTACAAAACTTTGACGAAGACTTTAGAAACCTCTCCGCAGATGATTTTGTAAAGAAAATTTTAGTAGACAAACTTAATGTAAAGTATCTTATTATAGGTTATGACCACCGTTTTGGAAAGGATAAAAAAGGAGATTTTAATCTGCTCCAAAAAATGGCAACCGAATTTGATTTTGAAGTTCAGCAATTAGATGCCATACAGCTAGAAAATCAAAACATCAGTTCTACTAAAATCAGGAATGCAATTACCAGTGGTGATTTTAAAAGTGCTAATGATATGCTGGGCTACCACTACCCACTAAGTGGCAAGGTGATACACGGTAAAAAAATAGGACGGACCATTGGCTATCCTACCGCTAATATCAGTATTGACGATATTAAATTATTACCAAAAAAAGGAGCTTATATTGTAGAAGTTTGGATAAATAATCTATTCTATAAAGGAATGCTAAGCGTAGGCACTAATCCTACAGTATCAGGCACAGAATTATCTGTAGAAGTGTATATTCTAGACTTTAATAAAGATATTTACGACCAAGACATTACCATAAAATTTAGAGATTTCCTACACGAAGAAATTAAATTTGATGGACTAGAAGCTCTTATCAAAAAACTTGACGAAGATAAAGCCCTAACCGAAAGTTTTGAGTTCTAA
- a CDS encoding PadR family transcriptional regulator, producing MNIENAKAQMKKGILEFCILDLLSKKEMYVSDLMGVLKDGDFDVVEGTLYPLLTRLKNGEFLSYRWEESTGGPPRKYYQITDKGKVFLEELRTTWQELTQAVNKITQKQ from the coding sequence ATGAATATAGAAAATGCTAAAGCTCAAATGAAAAAGGGTATTCTAGAGTTCTGTATTTTAGACCTTCTTAGTAAAAAGGAAATGTATGTTTCCGATTTAATGGGAGTGCTAAAAGACGGAGACTTTGATGTGGTGGAAGGTACGCTCTACCCACTACTTACCCGACTTAAAAACGGAGAGTTTCTCTCTTACCGATGGGAAGAATCTACAGGAGGACCTCCTAGAAAGTATTATCAAATTACGGATAAAGGCAAAGTTTTCTTAGAAGAGTTAAGAACTACTTGGCAAGAACTCACACAAGCGGTAAACAAAATCACTCAAAAACAATAA
- the lptB gene encoding LPS export ABC transporter ATP-binding protein gives MILRGDNLIKEYGPKKVVKGVSIEVKQGEIVGLLGPNGAGKTTTFYMIVGLVKPTQGNIFLDQQNITKDAMYRRAQKGIGYLAQEASVFRKLSVEDNIMGVLQLTKLSKKEQRLKCDALIEEFSLEHVRKNRGDLLSGGERRRTEIARCLATSPNFILLDEPFAGVDPIAVEDIQKIVRSLVEKNIGILITDHNVQQTLAITNKTYIMFEGKILKEGLPEDLANDPEVRQAYLGENFRFEKI, from the coding sequence ATGATTTTACGGGGAGATAATTTAATTAAAGAATACGGACCTAAGAAGGTCGTAAAAGGCGTATCTATAGAGGTAAAGCAAGGCGAAATAGTAGGGCTTTTAGGACCTAATGGAGCAGGTAAAACCACTACCTTTTATATGATTGTAGGTTTGGTAAAGCCAACGCAAGGCAACATATTTCTAGACCAGCAAAACATTACAAAAGATGCTATGTACCGTAGAGCCCAAAAAGGGATAGGTTATTTGGCACAAGAAGCCTCTGTGTTTAGAAAGCTCTCCGTAGAAGACAATATTATGGGAGTACTACAACTTACCAAACTTTCTAAAAAAGAGCAACGCCTAAAGTGCGATGCACTTATAGAGGAGTTTTCATTGGAGCATGTGAGGAAGAACAGGGGGGACCTGTTATCGGGTGGAGAAAGAAGGCGTACTGAAATTGCAAGATGCTTAGCCACCAGTCCTAATTTTATTTTACTAGATGAGCCTTTTGCAGGAGTTGACCCTATTGCAGTGGAAGATATACAAAAAATCGTGAGGTCTTTGGTGGAGAAAAATATCGGTATCCTTATTACCGACCATAATGTGCAACAAACTCTAGCCATTACCAACAAAACTTATATTATGTTTGAAGGTAAAATTCTAAAGGAAGGCTTACCAGAAGATTTAGCCAATGACCCAGAGGTAAGACAAGCCTATCTCGGAGAAAACTTTAGGTTTGAAAAGATTTAA
- a CDS encoding thiamine diphosphokinase, translating into MAKEPKKAILYINGEPPKQLPPYSEEDIWACTDGAWSYLKQKGVTAEQLAFISGDFDSVVSLEDLPSEKVISTLNQDFTDFYKALDLLKQKGITKVDVYGASGKEQDHFLGNLTVAYQFKEEIDITFYDDMATYFFIPQQVELKEVKGKTVSLYPFPEAKSIVTRGLRWSLNKEDLSITRRIGTRNIADEDTVFISYASGSLLVFLSKD; encoded by the coding sequence ATGGCTAAAGAACCCAAAAAAGCAATTTTATACATCAATGGCGAACCTCCCAAACAGTTGCCACCTTATTCGGAGGAGGATATTTGGGCGTGTACCGATGGAGCTTGGAGTTATCTCAAACAAAAGGGCGTTACGGCGGAGCAGTTGGCTTTTATTTCAGGTGATTTTGACTCTGTTGTTTCTTTAGAAGATCTTCCAAGTGAGAAGGTAATTTCTACACTCAATCAGGATTTTACAGATTTTTATAAAGCCTTAGACCTTCTTAAACAGAAAGGGATTACTAAAGTAGATGTTTACGGAGCTAGTGGCAAAGAGCAAGATCATTTTTTAGGTAATTTAACCGTAGCCTATCAGTTTAAGGAAGAGATAGACATTACTTTCTACGATGATATGGCAACTTATTTTTTTATTCCTCAACAGGTGGAACTAAAGGAGGTAAAAGGTAAAACCGTTTCTTTGTATCCTTTTCCAGAAGCTAAATCTATTGTTACTAGAGGGCTTAGGTGGAGCCTTAATAAAGAGGATTTATCTATCACCAGAAGGATAGGCACCAGAAATATAGCCGATGAAGATACCGTTTTTATCAGCTACGCTAGTGGGAGTTTGCTCGTATTTTTGAGTAAAGATTAG
- a CDS encoding decarboxylase, which translates to MKIKYSELIDQTLYFPQEEFSYENESLHFHGINLMEVVEKFGTPLKISYLPKISQNIQRAKKWFSEAIAKNEYRNTYRYCYCTKSSHFSFVLEEALKNDISMETSSAFDMDIVRKLYDKGKVTKDIEVICNGFKTDDYLEKISDLINEGFENITPILDNYRELDKLTESIDTTFNIGIRIASEEEPKFEFYTSRLGIGYKDIIPYYSQKIAEHPNARLKMLHFFINTGIKDTAYYWNELFKCLRVYARLKKIAPEVDSLNIGGGFPIKTSLNFDYDYEYMVNEIVSQIKKFCEEEGVEEPNIYTEFGSFTVGESGANLYQIISQKRQNDREKWDMIDSSFMTTLPDTWAISRHFIMLPLNRWEDSYERVFLGGLTCDSDDYYNSEQHTNAIYLPVFSDTKPLYIGFFNTGAYQESISGYGGAHHCLIPQPRHILITKDEEGNFVYELFREKQSPEDVLKLVGY; encoded by the coding sequence ATGAAAATTAAATATTCGGAACTAATAGACCAAACGCTTTATTTTCCACAAGAAGAGTTTAGTTATGAGAATGAAAGTCTTCATTTTCATGGGATTAACCTAATGGAAGTGGTGGAGAAGTTTGGGACACCTCTAAAGATAAGTTACCTACCAAAGATTTCTCAAAATATCCAAAGGGCAAAAAAATGGTTTTCGGAAGCCATTGCTAAAAACGAGTATCGCAATACATATCGCTATTGTTATTGCACTAAATCTAGCCATTTTTCTTTTGTGCTAGAGGAAGCTCTTAAAAATGATATTAGTATGGAGACTTCGTCTGCATTTGATATGGATATTGTACGAAAACTCTACGATAAAGGTAAGGTAACCAAAGATATAGAAGTGATTTGTAATGGTTTTAAAACCGATGATTATTTGGAGAAAATATCAGATTTAATCAATGAAGGTTTTGAGAATATTACACCTATCCTAGATAATTACAGAGAGCTGGATAAACTTACAGAAAGTATAGATACTACCTTTAATATCGGGATTAGAATTGCTTCCGAAGAAGAACCGAAGTTTGAATTTTATACCTCTAGATTGGGGATAGGTTATAAGGATATTATCCCATATTACAGTCAGAAAATAGCGGAACACCCTAATGCAAGGCTGAAAATGTTGCACTTTTTCATCAATACGGGGATTAAAGACACCGCTTATTATTGGAACGAACTCTTTAAATGCTTACGAGTGTATGCAAGGCTTAAGAAAATTGCACCAGAGGTAGATTCGCTTAACATAGGTGGAGGGTTTCCAATTAAAACCTCGCTCAACTTCGATTACGACTATGAGTATATGGTGAATGAGATTGTTTCTCAAATTAAAAAATTCTGCGAAGAGGAAGGGGTAGAAGAGCCTAATATCTATACCGAATTTGGGTCTTTTACCGTAGGCGAAAGTGGTGCTAATCTGTACCAAATTATCAGTCAGAAAAGACAAAACGACCGTGAGAAATGGGATATGATAGACAGTAGTTTTATGACGACTCTGCCAGATACTTGGGCTATTTCTAGACATTTTATTATGTTGCCACTCAACCGTTGGGAAGACAGTTATGAGAGGGTGTTTTTAGGAGGTCTTACTTGTGATTCTGATGACTACTACAACTCCGAACAGCATACTAATGCCATCTATCTCCCTGTATTTAGCGATACCAAGCCTCTTTATATAGGGTTCTTTAATACAGGGGCTTATCAGGAGAGTATTAGTGGTTATGGAGGGGCACACCACTGTTTAATTCCTCAACCAAGACACATTTTAATTACTAAAGATGAAGAAGGAAACTTTGTTTACGAGCTATTTAGAGAAAAACAAAGTCCAGAAGATGTACTTAAACTGGTAGGCTATTAA